From a single Nostoc edaphicum CCNP1411 genomic region:
- a CDS encoding MFS transporter, with amino-acid sequence MESKNNGRAIFVLFLTVFIDLLGFGIILPILPLYAEQFGAKPNEATLLVAIYSLMQFLFAPLWGRFSDRYGRRPILLLTLFGSVIAYAGLGFANSLWILFFARSLAGIMAGNISTAQAYIADITTPVNRARGMGMIGAAFGLGFILGPAIGGLLIGSDPDNANFHLPSLFAAGLSLLALLCALVLLPESLNSETRAKMQAHRYRQRRLNFLQVLQRPQFCVLVGIYFFVTFAVAAMDSTLALWSKQQLNWGPQQTSYLFAFMGIVSTIIQGGLLGFLKKQLGEIKLLTWGIVGLGLGLLLIGLIGFSQSLILLLVATTLVAWGISVSQPILNSLISQMTAPEEQGQILGIASSCSALARIGGPIWAGVGFMKFGSSAPFLSGFLVMLVALTLSLRVTKSASESNTERVA; translated from the coding sequence ATGGAGAGTAAAAATAATGGCAGAGCTATATTCGTCTTATTTTTGACTGTATTTATAGACTTGCTCGGCTTCGGAATTATTCTGCCGATACTGCCTTTGTATGCTGAACAATTCGGCGCAAAACCTAATGAAGCGACTTTACTTGTAGCTATTTATTCTTTAATGCAGTTCTTATTTGCACCATTATGGGGCAGATTTAGCGATCGCTACGGTCGTCGTCCGATTCTATTACTCACTTTATTTGGTTCTGTAATAGCATACGCAGGGTTAGGCTTTGCCAACTCATTATGGATTTTGTTTTTTGCTCGTAGTCTGGCGGGGATTATGGCAGGGAATATCTCTACTGCTCAGGCGTACATCGCAGATATTACCACGCCAGTTAATCGCGCTCGTGGCATGGGGATGATTGGGGCAGCTTTTGGTCTTGGCTTCATTCTCGGCCCAGCAATCGGAGGTCTTCTGATCGGGTCAGATCCAGACAACGCTAACTTCCATCTACCGTCGTTGTTTGCAGCCGGATTATCTTTATTGGCATTGCTTTGTGCTTTGGTATTACTTCCAGAATCTCTAAATTCTGAAACTAGAGCCAAAATGCAAGCTCATCGCTACCGCCAACGACGGCTGAACTTCCTACAAGTGTTGCAGCGTCCACAGTTTTGTGTGCTTGTTGGCATCTACTTTTTTGTTACCTTTGCTGTTGCAGCGATGGACTCTACATTGGCTTTATGGTCTAAGCAGCAATTAAACTGGGGCCCTCAACAAACTAGTTATCTTTTTGCCTTCATGGGGATTGTCAGCACAATCATTCAAGGAGGACTCCTCGGATTTCTCAAGAAACAATTGGGTGAAATAAAGTTACTTACCTGGGGGATAGTAGGGTTAGGTTTAGGATTACTACTAATTGGATTAATTGGATTCTCACAAAGCTTAATTTTATTGTTGGTAGCCACCACCCTTGTGGCATGGGGAATTAGTGTCAGCCAACCAATATTAAACAGTCTGATTTCCCAGATGACAGCCCCAGAAGAACAAGGACAAATATTAGGAATTGCTAGTTCTTGCTCTGCGTTGGCACGTATCGGTGGGCCAATATGGGCAGGGGTTGGTTTTATGAAATTTGGGAGTTCTGCTCCTTTTTTGAGTGGATTTTTAGTAATGCTAGTAGCTTTGACTCTTAGTTTGCGAGTTACTAAAAGTGCATCTGAATCAAACACAGAACGTGTTGCCTGA
- a CDS encoding deoxyribodipyrimidine photo-lyase, 8-HDF type gives MSDLILFWHRRDLRISDNTGLAAAKRRSPKVVGVFCLDPHILERDDVAPVRVTYMIGCLQKLQERYAKAGSELLILHADPVQAIPALAEALTAKAVFWNWDVEPYSQERDRTIINALKEKGIEFLNQNWDQILNSPDEIRTGGNQPYTVYTPFWKNWITKPKAQPLETLQNVEGLTEAEQKIAKLAGAIALPSAKDLGFIWDEQLIIPPGEAAAQERLEEFTAKAITEYQEQRNFPAVDGTSQLSAALKFGVIGIRTVWQATIEALENSRSEETAVNIRTWQQELAWREFYQHAMYNFPELADGAFRETFKNFPWETNEEHFQAWCEGRTGYPIVDAAMRQLNESGWMHNRCRMIVASFLTKDLLINPQLGEKYFMQKLIDGDLSANNGGWQWSASSGMDPKPVRIFNPASQTQKFDPEGEYIRQWVSELRSVDTEYLVTGKIPPLERHAVGYPDPIVDHKIQQNQFKLRYQQQKNISGGE, from the coding sequence ATGTCTGACTTAATTCTGTTTTGGCATCGGCGCGATTTACGCATTTCTGACAATACGGGACTGGCTGCGGCAAAACGGCGGAGTCCGAAAGTGGTGGGCGTGTTTTGCCTTGATCCGCATATTTTAGAACGGGATGATGTTGCTCCTGTGAGAGTAACTTATATGATTGGCTGCTTGCAGAAACTCCAAGAGCGATATGCTAAAGCTGGCAGTGAGTTATTAATCCTCCATGCTGATCCTGTACAAGCGATACCAGCTTTAGCAGAGGCTTTAACAGCTAAAGCTGTTTTTTGGAATTGGGATGTCGAACCTTATTCACAAGAACGCGATCGCACCATCATAAATGCCCTCAAAGAAAAAGGCATTGAGTTTCTGAACCAAAACTGGGATCAAATCCTCAACTCCCCAGATGAGATCCGCACGGGTGGTAATCAACCTTATACGGTTTACACCCCCTTCTGGAAAAATTGGATTACTAAACCGAAGGCTCAACCATTAGAAACACTGCAAAATGTTGAGGGTTTAACAGAAGCTGAACAGAAAATTGCAAAACTTGCAGGAGCGATCGCATTACCTTCAGCAAAAGATTTAGGATTTATCTGGGATGAACAATTGATTATTCCACCAGGAGAAGCGGCGGCACAAGAACGGCTAGAAGAATTTACTGCTAAAGCTATTACTGAATACCAAGAACAGCGAAATTTTCCCGCAGTTGATGGAACATCACAACTGAGTGCAGCTTTGAAATTTGGCGTAATTGGCATTCGCACTGTTTGGCAAGCCACCATAGAAGCACTAGAAAACAGCCGCAGTGAAGAAACAGCAGTTAATATCCGCACATGGCAACAGGAATTAGCTTGGCGGGAGTTTTATCAACATGCAATGTATAACTTCCCCGAATTAGCTGATGGTGCTTTCCGTGAAACCTTTAAGAACTTTCCTTGGGAAACTAACGAAGAACATTTCCAAGCTTGGTGTGAAGGAAGAACTGGCTACCCAATTGTGGATGCAGCAATGCGCCAGTTAAACGAAAGTGGCTGGATGCACAACCGTTGTCGAATGATTGTTGCTAGTTTCCTCACCAAAGACTTGCTAATTAATCCCCAATTGGGAGAAAAATACTTTATGCAAAAGCTGATTGATGGTGATTTATCTGCTAATAATGGCGGTTGGCAATGGAGTGCTTCTAGCGGTATGGACCCTAAACCTGTGCGGATTTTTAACCCAGCTAGTCAAACGCAAAAATTTGATCCAGAGGGGGAATATATTCGGCAATGGGTATCAGAATTGCGGTCTGTAGATACCGAATATTTAGTTACTGGTAAAATTCCACCTTTAGAACGTCATGCTGTTGGCTATCCCGACCCAATTGTGGATCATAAAATCCAACAAAACCAGTTTAAACTACGTTATCAACAACAAAAAAACATTAGTGGTGGTGAGTAA